The Amycolatopsis viridis genome window below encodes:
- a CDS encoding nitroreductase family protein produces MTPEELLTTTRSVRKRLDLSRPVPNELIERAITLALQAPTGSNRQDWHWIVVTDADLRAQLADLYAKSYRAYRASGPSPEERYRDDADRAATQHRVMSSADYLAEHMAEVPVLLVPAIHVPGGDLPAGNQAGLWGSILPAVWSYMLAARTLGLGTAWTTLHLAYEREAAELLGIPGHVRQAALIPTAFYTGETFKPAKRQPLSEVLHHDGW; encoded by the coding sequence ATGACACCAGAGGAGCTGTTGACCACCACCCGCAGCGTGCGCAAGCGGCTGGACCTGTCCCGTCCGGTGCCCAACGAGCTGATCGAGCGGGCGATCACCCTCGCGTTGCAGGCGCCGACCGGGTCGAACCGGCAGGACTGGCACTGGATCGTGGTCACCGACGCGGATCTGCGCGCCCAGCTCGCCGATCTCTACGCGAAGTCCTACCGCGCCTACCGGGCGAGCGGCCCCTCGCCGGAGGAGCGCTACCGGGACGACGCCGACCGCGCCGCCACCCAGCACCGGGTGATGAGCAGCGCCGACTACCTGGCCGAGCACATGGCGGAGGTGCCGGTCCTGCTGGTGCCGGCCATCCACGTGCCGGGCGGGGACCTCCCGGCCGGCAACCAGGCCGGTCTGTGGGGCTCGATCCTGCCCGCGGTGTGGAGCTACATGCTGGCCGCCCGCACCCTGGGCCTCGGCACGGCCTGGACCACGCTGCACCTGGCCTACGAGCGGGAGGCCGCCGAGCTCCTCGGCATCCCCGGCCACGTCCGCCAGGCCGCGCTGATCCCGACCGCCTTCTACACCGGCGAGACGTTCAAGCCGGCGAAACGCCAGCCGCTGTCCGAGGTCCTCCACCACGACGGGTGGTGA
- a CDS encoding ArsR/SmtB family transcription factor, with protein sequence MARAATTADAFNAVAEPRRRQILDLLAGGEKPVNELVAVLALAQPLVSKHLRVLREVGLVEVRDSGRQRVYRLNARPLKDIDDWVSGYRRWWSGRFDRMDVVLAELKESEDGDEHGDQ encoded by the coding sequence ATGGCACGGGCAGCGACGACAGCGGACGCGTTCAACGCGGTGGCCGAACCGCGGCGGCGGCAGATCCTCGACCTCCTGGCGGGCGGGGAGAAACCGGTGAACGAGCTGGTGGCGGTGCTCGCGCTGGCTCAGCCGCTGGTGTCGAAGCACCTGCGGGTCCTGCGGGAGGTGGGCCTGGTGGAGGTTCGTGACTCGGGGCGCCAGCGGGTGTACCGGCTCAACGCCCGCCCGTTGAAGGACATCGACGACTGGGTGAGCGGGTACCGGCGTTGGTGGTCCGGGCGCTTCGACCGGATGGACGTGGTTCTGGCGGAACTGAAGGAATCGGAGGACGGAGATGAGCACGGTGACCAGTAG
- a CDS encoding MmcQ/YjbR family DNA-binding protein, whose amino-acid sequence MTPAALKELCLSFPGAREEFPFDEASSVFKVAGKMFALSALKSRPLRISLKCDPDLAVQLRHDHEAITPGYHLNKRHWNTVVLDGSVPDDLVREMIEDSYDLVVAGLPRREQEKLHWTALSQEKAAPRTD is encoded by the coding sequence ATGACGCCTGCCGCGCTGAAGGAGCTGTGCCTGTCGTTCCCCGGGGCCCGCGAGGAGTTCCCGTTCGACGAGGCCAGCAGCGTGTTCAAGGTCGCCGGCAAGATGTTCGCGCTCAGCGCGCTGAAGTCCCGGCCGCTGCGGATCAGCCTCAAGTGCGACCCGGACCTGGCGGTGCAGCTGCGGCACGACCACGAGGCCATCACGCCCGGCTACCACCTGAACAAGCGGCACTGGAACACGGTCGTCCTGGACGGCTCGGTGCCCGACGACCTGGTCCGGGAGATGATCGAGGACTCCTACGACCTCGTGGTCGCCGGCCTGCCGCGGCGGGAACAGGAGAAACTCCACTGGACCGCGCTGAGCCAGGAGAAGGCGGCCCCGCGGACGGACTAA
- a CDS encoding dodecin: protein MPGPVFAEGKEAVMAGHTYRVTEIVGSSSESLDAAIRGGIERASRTLRELDWFEVTEIRGHIENGAIGHFQVGMKVGFRLEDAD, encoded by the coding sequence ATGCCGGGGCCGGTATTCGCCGAGGGCAAGGAGGCCGTCATGGCCGGGCACACCTACCGCGTCACCGAGATCGTTGGTTCGTCCAGCGAAAGCCTCGACGCGGCGATCCGCGGGGGCATCGAGCGTGCTTCGCGGACGTTGCGGGAGCTGGACTGGTTCGAGGTGACCGAGATCCGCGGCCACATCGAGAACGGCGCGATCGGCCACTTCCAGGTCGGCATGAAGGTCGGGTTCCGCCTGGAGGACGCGGACTGA
- a CDS encoding SRPBCC family protein: protein MSTVTSSGTAVVTLPADNQILITREFDAPARLVWKAWTTPELIKRWWAGERGEVTSVEVDLRVGGRWRNVMIADGGFEVAFHGEYREIVEHERIVSTEVYEGLPDASSLNTLTLVERDGRTTLTVLAEYPSKELRDGHLESGMEGGMQESLDRLEQVAASLG from the coding sequence ATGAGCACGGTGACCAGTAGTGGAACGGCAGTGGTGACGCTCCCGGCGGACAACCAGATCCTGATCACGCGCGAGTTCGACGCGCCGGCACGCCTGGTGTGGAAGGCGTGGACGACGCCGGAGCTGATCAAGCGGTGGTGGGCCGGTGAGCGCGGTGAGGTGACCTCGGTCGAGGTCGATCTGCGGGTCGGCGGCCGGTGGCGGAACGTGATGATCGCCGACGGCGGGTTCGAGGTCGCCTTCCACGGCGAGTACCGGGAAATCGTGGAGCACGAGCGGATCGTGTCCACCGAGGTGTACGAGGGCCTGCCGGACGCGTCCTCGCTGAACACGCTGACGCTGGTCGAGCGCGACGGGCGCACCACGTTGACGGTGCTGGCCGAGTACCCCAGCAAGGAGCTGCGCGACGGGCACCTGGAATCCGGGATGGAAGGCGGCATGCAGGAGTCGCTGGACAGGCTGGAGCAGGTGGCGGCCTCGCTGGGCTGA
- a CDS encoding NUDIX domain-containing protein, giving the protein MPRKSAAFLLYRLTGDRRLEVLIAHMGGPFWARKNERAWSIPKGEYTDEDPLLAARREFAEEVGEPVLTGETVDLGSFRQSSGKVVTTFAAEGDFDPARFESNTFQMEWPKGSGRVQEFPEVDRVEWTDPDRAAELLVKGQVPMLARLRETLVARGVLDA; this is encoded by the coding sequence GTGCCCAGGAAGAGCGCGGCGTTCCTGCTCTACCGGCTCACCGGCGACCGGCGGCTCGAGGTGCTCATCGCCCACATGGGCGGCCCGTTCTGGGCGCGCAAGAACGAGCGCGCCTGGTCCATCCCGAAGGGCGAGTACACCGACGAGGACCCGCTGCTCGCGGCCCGCCGCGAGTTCGCGGAGGAAGTCGGCGAACCGGTGCTGACGGGGGAAACCGTGGACCTGGGCTCGTTCCGCCAGTCGAGCGGCAAGGTCGTCACGACCTTCGCCGCCGAGGGCGACTTCGACCCGGCGCGGTTCGAGAGCAACACGTTCCAGATGGAGTGGCCGAAGGGTTCCGGGCGGGTGCAGGAGTTCCCCGAGGTCGACCGTGTGGAGTGGACGGACCCGGACCGGGCCGCCGAGCTGCTCGTGAAAGGACAGGTGCCCATGCTGGCACGCCTGCGGGAAACGCTGGTGGCGCGCGGAGTTCTGGACGCGTGA